The following coding sequences are from one bacterium SCSIO 12741 window:
- a CDS encoding T9SS type A sorting domain-containing protein, translating into MKTATKFLAILSFLMSPALLLAQTQTWAISFGNSPLYNIPHDISINPNGELLITGDLSDTTTIHGNHLAVGGFAVGLDDSGKTTRALNESVHANQGLQDKHGNYYVYGSRGSQLQALTKFSPADTALWTQSILYTFGQALNFDSKGYLIAGHGYRDSIVVQKVDPASGSVIWSVKKNYPGSIGGLMVASATVDNQDNIYVCYGQPNYARITRILKLSPSGQELDSLEIGKKVSHGRLSFSGDHLYFAGNFFDTLNYSNTTVINPHNVLDAFVYKIDTKLDVKGHVHLQSKHAVEVKDIATDGAGGVFVVGHTRDSLYYNQNLIVSGRPAFERSFLIKMDEDLKMDWLYEPTSDRATGETLCASTSHVYMAGTARVTSNIHGTPVNEGQIFVAKIENTPYTQSIENLTAVDPIKVYPNPTQGNMQIVSSDEAIQSISIYAFNGQLMDKVAPNHSNNKLQVDISHLPAGCYILQIQNDKHLQTSRIIKQ; encoded by the coding sequence ATGAAAACCGCTACGAAATTCCTGGCCATCTTATCCTTTCTTATGAGTCCAGCTCTGCTATTGGCTCAAACCCAAACCTGGGCAATTAGTTTTGGGAACTCACCACTTTACAACATTCCCCATGATATCTCTATTAACCCCAATGGAGAGCTTCTAATCACCGGTGACCTGTCGGACACCACCACCATTCATGGCAACCATTTGGCCGTTGGCGGATTTGCCGTGGGTCTGGATGATTCTGGAAAAACTACCCGGGCTTTAAATGAATCCGTTCATGCCAATCAAGGCCTTCAGGATAAGCATGGAAACTACTACGTATATGGTAGCAGAGGGTCACAATTGCAGGCTCTAACCAAATTTTCGCCAGCCGATACAGCTCTTTGGACCCAATCCATTTTATACACTTTTGGTCAGGCCCTCAACTTTGACAGCAAAGGCTATCTTATCGCTGGGCATGGTTATCGCGATTCTATTGTGGTCCAGAAAGTAGATCCGGCTTCAGGTTCAGTCATCTGGTCTGTAAAAAAGAATTACCCCGGAAGCATTGGAGGATTAATGGTCGCATCGGCCACCGTTGATAACCAAGACAACATTTACGTATGTTATGGTCAACCCAATTACGCGCGAATTACGAGAATTCTTAAGCTTAGTCCTTCGGGCCAGGAATTGGATTCGTTGGAAATCGGAAAAAAAGTGAGCCATGGTCGCCTATCCTTTTCAGGTGACCACCTTTATTTTGCTGGTAACTTCTTTGATACTCTAAACTATTCCAACACCACCGTAATTAATCCACACAACGTATTGGATGCCTTCGTTTATAAGATCGATACCAAGCTCGATGTAAAAGGACACGTTCACCTGCAAAGCAAGCACGCCGTTGAAGTTAAAGATATTGCCACCGATGGAGCCGGAGGAGTATTTGTGGTAGGTCATACCCGCGATAGTCTCTATTACAACCAAAATCTTATCGTATCCGGCCGTCCTGCCTTCGAGCGTTCCTTTTTGATCAAAATGGATGAGGATTTGAAAATGGACTGGCTCTATGAACCTACTTCAGATAGAGCTACCGGAGAGACTTTATGTGCAAGCACATCCCATGTATATATGGCGGGGACAGCAAGAGTGACGAGTAACATTCATGGTACCCCGGTGAATGAAGGCCAGATTTTCGTTGCCAAAATTGAAAACACCCCCTATACCCAGTCCATCGAAAACCTAACCGCTGTAGATCCTATAAAAGTTTACCCAAATCCAACCCAGGGAAACATGCAAATAGTTTCTTCAGACGAAGCTATTCAGTCCATTTCAATCTATGCTTTCAATGGCCAACTGATGGATAAGGTAGCTCCAAATCATTCGAACAATAAGCTTCAAGTGGATATTTCTCATCTACCTGCAGGATGTTATATTCTTCAAATCCAAAACGATAAGCATTTGCAAACCAGCCGAATAATTAAACAATAA
- a CDS encoding histidine kinase, producing the protein MNKTVVILLHAGYWFCYLLLLAILFAAANAIPNAPDPIYQMKLVGVSILMPSLISFYIFYFVLFNRFLQPRKWGLFILSAGVVSAVAGLLAAGLAEVIVAAQFSVPPRKITAWDIFGFLAFVALVNGILALVLKGFVTWFKEIRVKDELKQKNLQVEMNLVKSQLQPHFLFNTINNIDVLINRNPEKASNYLQKLSELMRFMLYETKADKIPLSQEIQYIERYLDLQRIRSANADFIKYEIEGSSEGLQIAPMIFIPIIENAFKHSGNKKETDAISIAFRITNQQITLNCKNLIQEKEVSMEEQEGLGKQLIEKRLNLLYPNKHLIQQGKNERCYHVTLTLDLNEN; encoded by the coding sequence ATGAATAAGACAGTTGTTATTCTACTCCATGCGGGGTACTGGTTTTGTTACCTTCTATTATTGGCCATTTTATTTGCGGCTGCCAACGCGATACCTAATGCTCCAGATCCAATCTATCAGATGAAACTGGTAGGGGTTTCCATTTTAATGCCTTCCCTAATTTCATTCTACATTTTTTATTTCGTCCTTTTTAATCGGTTTCTTCAACCCAGAAAATGGGGCCTTTTTATTCTTTCTGCCGGAGTGGTTTCGGCGGTTGCTGGACTGCTTGCTGCAGGACTCGCCGAAGTTATTGTTGCCGCTCAATTTTCTGTTCCTCCTCGTAAAATTACAGCCTGGGATATTTTCGGATTCCTCGCATTTGTGGCCTTGGTCAATGGAATTCTTGCCCTGGTTCTTAAAGGGTTCGTTACCTGGTTTAAAGAAATTCGGGTGAAGGATGAATTGAAGCAGAAAAACCTTCAGGTGGAAATGAATCTCGTAAAATCACAGTTACAGCCTCACTTTCTGTTTAACACGATAAATAATATTGACGTGCTCATCAATCGCAATCCGGAAAAGGCTTCGAACTACCTGCAAAAGCTCTCAGAATTGATGCGCTTTATGCTGTATGAAACCAAGGCCGATAAAATTCCATTGAGTCAAGAAATACAATACATAGAACGTTACCTCGACTTACAGCGTATTCGTTCTGCCAATGCTGATTTTATCAAGTACGAAATTGAGGGTTCCTCAGAAGGACTTCAAATTGCTCCCATGATTTTCATACCGATCATTGAGAATGCCTTTAAACACAGCGGCAACAAAAAAGAAACTGATGCCATTTCGATCGCCTTTCGCATCACCAATCAGCAAATCACGTTAAATTGCAAAAACCTCATTCAGGAAAAAGAAGTGTCCATGGAAGAACAGGAAGGCTTAGGCAAACAACTCATTGAAAAACGCTTAAACCTGCTTTATCCAAATAAGCACCTCATTCAACAAGGAAAAAATGAGCGTTGTTATCATGTTACATTAACCCTGGATCTGAATGAAAATTAA
- a CDS encoding response regulator transcription factor yields the protein MKINCVIIEDEPLAMERLVTYVEKLPQLQLKATFSQALEGMDYLKQHPTDLLFLDINLDEISGIQLLENIRFEGEVVLTTAYDQYALKGYELQVTDYLLKPFGLDRFVQAVDKVQQNLLLKAGKSDQEFVFIKTENRLEKVMLDEILYVEGMRDYRRIHTTRKRIMTLQTFSEMESLIPTQKLIRVHKSWMVAPSKIDSIERNRIQIGEIRIPISDSYRKDFFERITL from the coding sequence ATGAAAATTAACTGCGTCATCATAGAAGACGAGCCCCTGGCGATGGAGCGGCTTGTTACTTATGTGGAAAAACTTCCTCAGCTTCAGCTTAAAGCCACCTTTAGTCAGGCCCTTGAAGGCATGGACTACCTAAAGCAGCATCCTACGGATCTGCTTTTTCTGGATATTAACCTGGATGAAATAAGTGGTATCCAACTGCTCGAAAACATTCGTTTTGAAGGAGAAGTGGTATTGACAACAGCCTATGATCAATATGCCTTAAAAGGCTATGAACTTCAGGTAACCGATTACTTACTCAAGCCTTTTGGATTGGACCGGTTTGTACAAGCCGTGGACAAAGTGCAACAGAACCTTCTCCTAAAAGCAGGCAAATCAGATCAGGAATTTGTTTTTATCAAAACCGAAAACCGACTGGAGAAAGTGATGCTTGACGAAATTCTATATGTTGAGGGTATGCGGGATTACCGCCGCATCCATACCACACGCAAGCGCATCATGACTTTGCAAACCTTTAGCGAAATGGAAAGTCTGATACCGACTCAAAAGCTGATTCGAGTGCATAAATCCTGGATGGTTGCGCCAAGCAAAATCGACTCTATTGAGCGAAATCGAATCCAAATTGGAGAAATTCGAATTCCTATTTCTGACAGCTATCGGAAGGACTTTTTTGAGCGAATCACACTTTAG